A DNA window from Ornithinimicrobium humiphilum contains the following coding sequences:
- a CDS encoding ABC transporter permease, giving the protein MRAVLAITLVEVRRFLAERANIFFAFVFPLLLVVVLGIQSSGGGVAGRVAIVGDGSALQAALVEALVAADVEVEETDAATMRAGVAQGLQQVGVVVPDAAVAAHEAGEAVELEMVTGGQTTALAVAEVVRTATDGVMLRAGQLSVLEATGAGPAEAAVALADAEGAIAPATVTVRDTSQVAQELSGTSGVELSSGSMLLLFTFLNTLAGGAATLIQARRDGIVRRTLAAPVTPGQTITGIALGRLAIGGFQALYILVATRLLFGVRWGDLLAVAVLLLVFGLVAAGVSMVLGSVFDNEGAAAGSSVGLGLVLGALGGTMFPLELFPDRLRTLAHLTPHAWGYEAVAEIQRHGGGVLDVLPQLGVLAAMAAVTLVLGGWLLRRSLERAM; this is encoded by the coding sequence GTGAGGGCCGTGCTCGCCATCACGCTCGTCGAGGTGCGCCGCTTCCTCGCCGAGCGGGCCAACATCTTCTTCGCCTTCGTCTTCCCGCTCCTCCTCGTCGTCGTGCTCGGCATCCAGAGCTCCGGCGGCGGGGTGGCCGGTCGGGTCGCGATCGTCGGGGACGGATCGGCCCTGCAGGCGGCCCTCGTCGAGGCGCTGGTCGCCGCCGACGTGGAGGTGGAGGAGACCGACGCGGCCACCATGCGCGCCGGCGTGGCCCAGGGGCTCCAGCAGGTGGGCGTCGTCGTGCCGGACGCCGCCGTGGCGGCCCACGAGGCCGGGGAGGCTGTCGAGCTGGAGATGGTGACCGGGGGACAGACCACCGCGCTCGCCGTCGCGGAGGTGGTGCGCACGGCCACCGACGGCGTGATGCTGCGCGCCGGACAGCTGTCCGTGCTCGAGGCCACGGGAGCCGGTCCGGCGGAGGCGGCCGTGGCGCTCGCGGACGCCGAGGGCGCCATCGCCCCGGCCACGGTCACCGTGAGGGACACCAGCCAGGTCGCCCAGGAGCTCTCCGGCACCAGCGGGGTCGAGCTGTCCTCGGGCAGCATGCTGCTGCTCTTCACCTTCCTCAACACGCTCGCGGGCGGCGCGGCGACGCTCATCCAGGCCCGGCGGGACGGCATCGTCCGGCGGACGCTGGCCGCCCCGGTCACCCCCGGTCAGACCATCACGGGCATCGCCCTGGGCAGGCTGGCCATCGGTGGTTTCCAGGCGCTCTACATCCTCGTCGCGACCCGCCTGCTCTTCGGCGTCCGCTGGGGAGACCTGCTCGCCGTCGCCGTGCTGCTGCTCGTCTTCGGGCTGGTCGCCGCCGGGGTCTCGATGGTCCTCGGCTCGGTCTTCGACAACGAGGGCGCGGCCGCGGGGTCGTCCGTGGGGCTGGGGCTGGTGCTCGGCGCGCTGGGCGGCACGATGTTCCCGCTGGAGCTCTTCCCCGACCGGCTGCGCACGCTGGCGCACCTCACCCCCCACGCCTGGGGCTACGAGGCGGTCGCCGAGATCCAGCGGCACGGTGGCGGGGTGCTCGACGTCCTGCCGCAGCTGGGCGTGCTGGCCGCGATGGCGGCGGTCACGCTCGTGCTCGGCGGCTGGCTGCTGCGCAGGAGCCTCGAGCGCGCGATGTGA